From Sphingopyxis sp. USTB-05, the proteins below share one genomic window:
- a CDS encoding DUF1134 domain-containing protein — MRKTFTSLALAAMASFGLALSPLTASAQMREVDPNSTVIDSDLNNPSPPPVSSDSTVGTSYDSDLATGDQQTSETPPVDGTEADVSATTVAATPGSTYKKDDLIGAAEGVFGKGAQGLAGMIEDILKKQGEPNAYIVGREAGGALVLGVRYGSGTLHHKIEGELPAYWTGPSIGFDAGANAGNTFVLVYNLFDSEDLYKRYPAGEGAAYLVGGFNASYLRRGDVVLIPIRVGVGARLGVNAGYMKFRKKQNWVPF, encoded by the coding sequence ATGCGGAAGACGTTCACCAGCCTTGCCCTGGCAGCAATGGCATCGTTCGGCCTCGCGCTGTCGCCGCTTACAGCGTCGGCGCAGATGCGCGAAGTCGACCCCAACAGCACCGTGATCGATTCCGATCTCAACAACCCGTCGCCGCCGCCGGTATCTAGTGATTCGACTGTCGGCACCTCGTACGACAGCGACCTCGCGACGGGCGACCAGCAGACGAGCGAAACCCCGCCCGTCGACGGCACCGAGGCCGACGTCTCGGCGACGACGGTCGCAGCGACACCGGGCTCGACCTACAAGAAGGACGACCTGATCGGTGCAGCCGAAGGCGTGTTCGGCAAGGGCGCGCAAGGCCTTGCGGGCATGATCGAGGACATCCTGAAGAAACAGGGCGAACCCAATGCCTATATCGTCGGACGCGAAGCCGGCGGCGCGCTCGTGCTTGGCGTGCGCTATGGCTCGGGGACGCTGCATCACAAGATCGAGGGCGAACTGCCCGCATATTGGACGGGACCGTCGATCGGCTTCGACGCTGGCGCGAACGCCGGCAACACCTTTGTCCTCGTCTATAATCTGTTCGACAGCGAGGATCTCTACAAGCGTTACCCCGCAGGCGAAGGCGCCGCCTATCTGGTCGGCGGTTTCAACGCGAGCTATCTGCGCCGCGGCGACGTGGTGCTGATCCCGATCCGTGTCGGCGTCGGCGCGCGGTTGGGCGTCAACGCCGGCTATATGAAGTTCCGCAAAAAGCAGAACTGGGTTCCCTTCTGA
- a CDS encoding RidA family protein, with translation MTSQPAGGPHYSPFTIGGGLIFVSGQLPLLPGRDTSLASAPFREQVEQTLRNLEAVLQSAGADLSRVIKTTVYLSDISDWDDLDIIYGAFFGTTRPSRSVVPTGPLHFGFRIEIEAVALAGEAA, from the coding sequence ATGACTTCGCAGCCTGCGGGCGGCCCGCATTATTCGCCGTTCACGATCGGCGGCGGCCTCATCTTCGTGTCGGGCCAATTGCCGCTGCTGCCCGGCCGCGATACCTCATTGGCGAGCGCGCCTTTCAGGGAACAGGTCGAGCAGACGCTCCGGAACCTTGAAGCTGTCCTGCAGAGCGCGGGCGCCGACCTTTCGCGGGTGATCAAGACGACCGTCTATCTCAGCGACATATCCGACTGGGACGACCTGGACATCATCTATGGTGCGTTCTTCGGGACGACGCGCCCGTCGAGGAGCGTCGTGCCCACCGGGCCGCTGCACTTCGGATTTCGGATCGAGATCGAGGCGGTCGCGCTGGCCGGAGAGGCCGCCTAG
- the petA gene encoding ubiquinol-cytochrome c reductase iron-sulfur subunit, with translation MASESELNAGIEDGVRRRDFINIAAVSFAGVGAVAVVLPLLNQMNPSADVLALSTTEIDISAIQPGQAIKTSWRKQPVFVRNLVAKEIAEAKAVPLGDLRDPETIDQRTKPGKENWLITLGVCTHLGCVPLGAAEGENKGDFGGYFCPCHGSHYDTAARIRKGPAPKNLVVPPYEFNSDTVVTIG, from the coding sequence ATGGCCAGTGAATCTGAACTCAACGCCGGTATCGAAGATGGCGTACGCCGCCGGGATTTCATCAATATTGCGGCGGTGAGTTTCGCTGGTGTCGGTGCGGTTGCCGTGGTGCTGCCGCTGCTCAACCAGATGAACCCGTCGGCCGACGTGCTCGCGCTGTCGACCACCGAAATCGACATTTCGGCGATTCAGCCCGGCCAGGCTATCAAGACGAGCTGGCGCAAGCAGCCCGTGTTCGTGCGCAACCTCGTTGCCAAGGAAATCGCTGAAGCCAAGGCTGTGCCTCTCGGCGATCTCCGCGATCCCGAAACGATCGACCAGCGCACCAAGCCCGGCAAGGAAAACTGGCTGATCACGCTGGGCGTCTGCACGCACCTTGGCTGTGTGCCGCTCGGTGCCGCGGAAGGTGAGAACAAAGGCGATTTCGGCGGTTATTTCTGCCCGTGCCATGGTTCGCACTATGACACCGCGGCGCGTATCCGTAAGGGGCCGGCGCCCAAGAATCTGGTTGTGCCGCCCTATGAATTCAACAGCGACACCGTCGTGACGATCGGCTGA
- a CDS encoding cytochrome b/b6: MSFPWAKPYEPTHPLMKWMDEKLPIPRLVYNATGPGYPVPRNLNYFWNFGVLAGAALMIQIITGIVLAMHYAANASVAFNSVEHIMRDVNAGWFIRYAHMNGASMFFIVVYLHIFRGLYYGSYKAPREMVWLLGVVIFLLMMATAFMGYVLPWGQMSFWGAQVITGFFSAIPIVGEPVREWLLGGFVPDNATLNRFFSLHYLLPFVILGVIILHIWALHIPGSSNPTGIEVKDEQDTVPFHPYYTAKDGFGVGVFLLIFVALTFFSPNTLGHADNYIPANSLSTPAHIVPEWYFLPFYAILKAFTFNFLWIDAKLWGVIAMFASIALLFFLPWLDSSPIKSSNYRPLYRIFFWILVADVLLLGWCGMQPAEQPWVILSQLGAIYYFAHFLVILPIVSRIERPLPMPNSITEAVLAKHATDTASASATA; encoded by the coding sequence ATGAGCTTTCCCTGGGCCAAACCCTATGAGCCGACGCATCCGCTGATGAAGTGGATGGACGAGAAGCTGCCGATTCCGCGCCTCGTCTATAATGCCACGGGCCCCGGCTATCCGGTCCCGCGCAACCTTAACTATTTCTGGAACTTCGGCGTCCTCGCCGGCGCCGCGCTGATGATCCAGATCATCACCGGTATCGTTCTGGCGATGCATTATGCCGCGAACGCGAGCGTCGCATTCAATTCGGTCGAGCATATCATGCGCGACGTGAATGCCGGCTGGTTCATCCGCTATGCGCATATGAACGGCGCGAGCATGTTCTTCATCGTCGTTTATCTGCACATCTTCCGCGGCCTTTATTACGGTTCGTACAAGGCGCCGCGCGAAATGGTGTGGCTGCTCGGCGTCGTGATCTTCCTCCTGATGATGGCGACCGCCTTCATGGGCTATGTGCTTCCGTGGGGCCAGATGAGCTTCTGGGGCGCGCAGGTGATCACCGGCTTCTTCTCGGCGATACCGATCGTCGGCGAACCGGTGCGCGAATGGCTGCTCGGCGGCTTCGTCCCCGATAACGCCACGCTCAACCGCTTCTTCTCGCTGCACTATCTGCTGCCGTTCGTGATCCTGGGTGTCATCATCCTGCATATCTGGGCGTTGCACATCCCGGGTTCGTCGAACCCGACGGGCATCGAGGTGAAGGACGAACAGGACACCGTGCCGTTCCACCCCTATTACACCGCGAAGGACGGTTTCGGGGTCGGCGTCTTCCTGCTGATCTTCGTCGCGCTGACCTTCTTCAGCCCGAACACGCTCGGCCACGCCGATAACTATATCCCGGCGAACTCGCTTTCGACCCCGGCGCATATCGTCCCCGAATGGTACTTCCTGCCCTTCTACGCGATCCTGAAGGCCTTCACCTTCAACTTCCTGTGGATCGATGCGAAGCTGTGGGGCGTCATCGCGATGTTTGCCTCGATCGCGCTGCTGTTCTTCCTGCCTTGGCTCGACAGCTCGCCGATCAAGTCGTCAAACTATCGTCCGCTGTACCGCATCTTCTTCTGGATCCTCGTCGCCGACGTGCTTCTGCTTGGCTGGTGCGGCATGCAGCCGGCGGAGCAGCCGTGGGTGATTCTCAGCCAGCTGGGTGCGATCTATTATTTCGCTCACTTCCTGGTGATCCTGCCGATCGTGTCGCGGATCGAACGCCCGCTTCCGATGCCGAATTCGATCACCGAAGCGGTCCTCGCCAAACACGCCACCGACACCGCGTCGGCATCGGCAACGGCCTGA
- a CDS encoding site-specific DNA-methyltransferase, giving the protein MSKDIPEAFETFEFDLPPIRGFPELRWAGKRPFKSTQYFPAQKRESYGDPTDGWWNRIYWGDNLQVMSHLLRDFRGKVDLVYIDPPFDSKVDYRKEIRIKGASAHSDGSAFEEMQYADIWSNDQYCQFVYERIALCRELLSENGSIFFHCDSHRGHHIRLILDEIFGPDKFHNCITWRRSHAQGNSGQGAKFFGRVSDYLYLYSKSGNPVWNDQFVPYTEEILNRDYKHVDPESGEKYRLVPVDGPGGAAKGNPYYTFLGVSGYWRYSQAKMQDLYDAGEIILSSTGKSLSRKKFLKDAKGTAVLDIWDDVSRISPGSSERVDYPTQKPERLLQRVISTCSEQGGLVFDCFMGSGTTQAVAMKLGRRFIGADINLGAIETTIKRLNATRRDIGGGSNDLVSGGATAPEKYYLGFELYNVNNYDLFRNPVEAKELIREAMELQPLPASSAFDGQREGYLVKIMPVNRIATRQDLNEVINGLDFKAFERRQAGAPNKPVERIHLVCMGHEPDLGPALQKEAKPFDIEVMVTDLIRDKAHLHFKRASDARLAIENGELVIKGFYPMNLLQKLSLESDAVVDWRQLVESVKVDFHYDGAVLTPAIVDAPSKDELVAGRYSIPADAGTIRVKITDLLSESWEGETENG; this is encoded by the coding sequence ATGAGCAAGGATATCCCAGAGGCATTTGAGACGTTTGAATTCGATCTGCCACCTATCCGTGGGTTCCCCGAATTGCGTTGGGCGGGCAAGCGCCCGTTCAAATCCACCCAGTATTTCCCTGCCCAGAAGAGGGAATCGTACGGTGATCCTACGGATGGCTGGTGGAACCGCATCTACTGGGGCGATAATCTTCAGGTAATGTCCCACCTGCTGCGGGATTTTCGCGGCAAGGTTGATCTCGTTTACATAGATCCTCCATTTGACAGTAAGGTAGACTATAGAAAAGAAATAAGGATTAAGGGCGCATCCGCACATAGCGATGGATCTGCCTTTGAAGAAATGCAGTACGCCGACATCTGGTCGAATGATCAGTACTGTCAGTTTGTTTACGAACGAATTGCGCTGTGCAGGGAGCTTCTATCAGAAAATGGTTCAATATTTTTCCATTGCGATTCGCATCGTGGCCACCACATCCGATTAATACTTGATGAAATATTTGGACCTGATAAATTTCACAATTGCATAACGTGGCGTAGGTCTCACGCTCAGGGAAATAGCGGGCAAGGCGCAAAGTTTTTTGGTCGAGTATCTGACTATTTATATTTATACTCGAAATCAGGAAATCCAGTTTGGAATGATCAATTTGTCCCTTACACAGAAGAAATACTGAACAGAGACTACAAACACGTAGACCCAGAGTCTGGCGAGAAATACAGACTGGTCCCAGTTGATGGTCCAGGTGGGGCTGCAAAGGGTAACCCATATTACACGTTTCTCGGTGTTTCCGGATATTGGCGGTACTCGCAAGCCAAGATGCAGGACCTTTACGACGCAGGCGAGATCATCCTCTCATCAACCGGTAAAAGCCTCAGTCGAAAAAAATTTCTAAAGGATGCCAAAGGGACCGCCGTCCTGGATATCTGGGATGATGTCAGCCGGATTAGCCCCGGGTCGAGCGAACGGGTCGATTATCCAACCCAGAAGCCGGAACGGCTCTTGCAGCGTGTAATTTCGACCTGTTCCGAACAAGGGGGACTTGTCTTCGACTGTTTCATGGGGTCAGGAACCACTCAAGCAGTCGCAATGAAGCTTGGTCGTCGCTTTATTGGCGCTGACATCAATCTGGGAGCCATCGAAACTACGATCAAGCGGTTGAACGCAACTCGGAGAGACATCGGCGGCGGGAGCAATGACTTAGTGAGCGGAGGGGCCACCGCGCCGGAAAAATACTATCTCGGCTTCGAGCTGTATAACGTCAACAATTACGACCTTTTCCGCAACCCGGTCGAGGCCAAGGAACTTATCCGTGAGGCGATGGAGCTGCAGCCGCTTCCAGCTAGCAGCGCGTTCGACGGTCAGCGCGAAGGCTATCTGGTTAAGATCATGCCGGTGAACCGCATCGCGACTCGCCAAGATCTGAACGAAGTGATCAATGGCCTCGATTTTAAGGCGTTTGAACGCCGTCAGGCCGGTGCGCCCAACAAGCCGGTCGAGCGCATCCATCTCGTCTGCATGGGGCATGAGCCGGACCTTGGACCGGCGCTGCAAAAGGAAGCCAAGCCTTTTGACATCGAGGTGATGGTGACCGATCTGATCCGCGACAAGGCTCACCTCCATTTCAAAAGAGCTTCCGACGCGCGCCTTGCCATCGAGAATGGCGAACTGGTCATCAAGGGGTTCTATCCAATGAACCTGCTACAAAAGCTTTCGCTCGAGAGCGATGCGGTAGTCGACTGGCGCCAGCTCGTTGAAAGCGTAAAAGTTGATTTTCACTATGACGGGGCGGTGCTGACTCCCGCCATCGTCGATGCGCCGAGCAAGGATGAACTGGTGGCTGGCCGATATTCGATCCCTGCCGATGCCGGGACAATCCGAGTGAAGATCACCGACCTCCTTTCTGAGTCATGGGAAGGCGAAACCGAGAATGGCTAA
- a CDS encoding AlpA family transcriptional regulator, with the protein MGQGKFPKAYKPGGTSSRWSLAEVKRWRDEQRPG; encoded by the coding sequence ATGGGGCAAGGCAAGTTTCCGAAGGCCTATAAGCCAGGCGGCACATCTTCCCGGTGGAGCCTGGCTGAAGTCAAACGTTGGCGTGATGAGCAGCGGCCCGGCTGA
- a CDS encoding cytochrome c1, with protein MVRPLGFLVGLGFITALVLAIFTTPLSNEANVAHEFHKHPRHLKLASDGIVLPHWDKAQLQRGMQVYKEVCSACHSLHLVAFRDIADLGYTEGQIKTFAKGFQVPSINPDTGEPATRDGLPSDYFPSPYANETAARAANNNALPPDLSLITKAREGGKDYVYSLLTGFQNPPKNLPAELKPGTGLHYNPYFANLNLAMAPPLAPNQVTYADGTKATVDQMSKDVTAFLVWTAEPKLIKRIQVGYAVFFFLLIFTVLTYLSYRNIWADKKH; from the coding sequence ATGGTTCGTCCGCTCGGTTTTCTCGTCGGTCTCGGTTTCATTACCGCGCTGGTGCTCGCGATCTTCACGACGCCGCTCAGCAATGAAGCCAATGTCGCGCATGAGTTTCACAAACACCCCCGGCATCTGAAGCTGGCCAGCGATGGCATTGTCCTGCCGCATTGGGACAAGGCCCAGCTCCAGCGCGGGATGCAGGTGTATAAGGAAGTCTGCTCGGCCTGCCACAGCCTGCACCTCGTCGCCTTCCGCGACATTGCGGACCTCGGCTACACCGAAGGCCAGATCAAGACCTTTGCCAAGGGCTTCCAGGTGCCGTCGATCAACCCCGATACGGGTGAACCGGCAACGCGCGACGGCCTGCCGTCGGATTATTTCCCGTCGCCCTATGCGAACGAAACGGCTGCCCGCGCCGCGAACAACAACGCGCTGCCGCCTGACCTTTCGCTGATCACCAAGGCGCGCGAAGGCGGCAAGGACTATGTCTATTCGCTGCTGACGGGCTTCCAGAATCCGCCGAAGAACCTGCCGGCCGAACTGAAGCCGGGCACGGGGCTGCACTACAACCCCTATTTCGCGAACCTCAACCTCGCGATGGCACCGCCGCTTGCACCCAATCAGGTGACCTATGCGGACGGCACGAAGGCGACCGTCGACCAGATGTCGAAGGACGTGACCGCGTTCCTCGTCTGGACAGCCGAGCCGAAGCTGATCAAGCGCATCCAGGTGGGTTATGCAGTCTTCTTCTTCCTGCTGATCTTCACCGTGCTGACTTACCTGTCGTACCGGAACATCTGGGCCGACAAGAAGCATTGA
- a CDS encoding ATP-dependent DNA helicase produces the protein MSANVEQYEAIETLDGPVLIVAGPGSGKTFSLVERTANLLATREVAPGRVLISTFTEKAAKELQTRITERLQKAGSAINPMDLTVGTLHSIFLDIIEEFRAFSRIRRNFTILDQFDQQYFVFQRLPEFREIDGLEGFIRPTPGLSSWRVADRLCGYLNKISEEAVDTDAMATATASELQILGAAYTRYQALLEQYNYVDFSTIQVEVLRLLGLPEVEEKLCSRFDYLMIDEYQDTNTIQERIVLKLASRHHNICVVGDDDQALYRFRGASIRNILEFPSRFPAGSCKQIYLTKNYRSHPDIVDFYNRWMELADWQGPDRSYRFGKVIEAASDDRAARPVVFKVSGEDGEDNWASETVAFLTKLRADGIVKDWNQVAFLFRSVRNPKVVRFANDLEAAGIPIFAPRSNMYFERDEIRLMIGAYMFLFPQYGSIRATREGMQLDVWAYFDRCLSDFIAHLKSGDDAQIAAWIKDKARQHLSLSENTNYSFANLFYDLVQFPTFSRYLGEDIAHGGVLDSRPARNLAKFSRLLNKFEYLYNVIILQPDRLERDLLMLFNYFLRFLWDGGIEEYEDEAEYAPSGCVSLMTIHQSKGLEFPIVIAGSLDAVPRHQQSPLDALLEAEFGEGEPFEPLDRIKTFDFWRLFYTAFSRAQNMLVLSCQENTPKAKGQRNVPTQYFKPAYAPLKSWRELTFDPASAKLATIKAGNFKHSYSFTSDVLIFEACPQQYRFFKDLEFAPVRTNAILFGTLVHQTIEDIHKSVLRGDERKVTTDQIDYWFRTNYANISQKERVYLGEPVLRIARRHVANYVDRERKNWHRLREAEVELSLLKDNYVLTGNVDLIQAEDGAWEIIDFKTEKKPDLIEDAEKLARYRRQLQIYAHLFEEKRGVRVDRMVLYYTGEEAGNPRITFNRETADIKGTIDQVDSVIGRIVASDYGLRERPEKLCKNCDFRSFCDMTFCRA, from the coding sequence TTGTCAGCAAATGTCGAACAATACGAAGCGATCGAGACGCTTGATGGTCCAGTTCTAATTGTTGCGGGTCCCGGCTCCGGAAAAACCTTCAGTCTTGTTGAGCGCACTGCGAACCTGCTTGCGACACGCGAAGTCGCACCCGGGCGCGTGTTGATTTCAACGTTCACCGAAAAAGCGGCCAAAGAGCTTCAAACCCGTATCACTGAACGCCTTCAGAAGGCCGGTTCGGCCATCAATCCGATGGACCTGACGGTCGGCACGCTTCATTCTATTTTTCTTGATATCATCGAGGAGTTCCGTGCTTTCTCACGTATCCGACGCAATTTCACGATTCTCGACCAGTTTGACCAGCAGTATTTCGTGTTCCAGCGATTGCCAGAGTTTCGTGAGATTGACGGGCTAGAGGGATTCATTCGGCCGACGCCCGGGCTTTCCTCATGGCGGGTCGCTGACCGGCTCTGTGGTTATCTCAACAAGATCTCTGAAGAAGCGGTCGATACGGACGCGATGGCAACCGCTACGGCGTCCGAACTGCAAATTTTGGGTGCGGCTTACACGCGCTATCAGGCATTGCTGGAGCAATATAACTACGTCGATTTTTCGACCATTCAGGTTGAGGTGTTGCGGCTGCTCGGGTTGCCGGAAGTTGAGGAAAAGCTCTGTTCTCGATTCGATTATCTGATGATCGACGAATATCAGGACACGAACACGATCCAGGAACGGATCGTGCTCAAACTTGCCTCTCGCCATCACAACATATGTGTTGTCGGCGATGACGATCAGGCGCTCTACCGGTTTCGCGGCGCATCGATCCGCAACATTCTCGAATTCCCGTCGCGGTTTCCCGCTGGAAGCTGCAAGCAGATCTACCTAACTAAGAACTACCGCTCCCACCCCGATATCGTCGACTTCTACAACCGCTGGATGGAGTTGGCGGATTGGCAGGGGCCGGACCGTTCCTACCGCTTCGGCAAGGTGATTGAGGCTGCCAGCGACGATCGTGCTGCGCGGCCTGTCGTGTTCAAAGTTTCCGGTGAAGATGGCGAAGACAACTGGGCGAGTGAGACTGTTGCCTTCCTGACCAAGCTGCGCGCCGACGGTATCGTCAAGGATTGGAATCAGGTTGCATTCTTGTTCCGCTCGGTTCGGAATCCCAAGGTTGTGCGCTTCGCTAATGATCTGGAAGCTGCGGGCATTCCGATCTTTGCGCCGCGATCCAACATGTATTTCGAACGCGACGAAATTCGTCTGATGATCGGCGCCTACATGTTCTTGTTCCCGCAGTATGGCTCGATCCGAGCTACCCGCGAGGGAATGCAGCTGGATGTCTGGGCCTATTTCGACCGTTGCCTGAGTGATTTCATCGCGCACCTTAAATCAGGCGATGATGCGCAGATTGCAGCTTGGATCAAGGACAAGGCCCGGCAGCACCTCTCGCTGTCCGAGAATACCAACTACTCGTTTGCAAACCTGTTCTACGATCTGGTTCAGTTCCCTACCTTCAGCCGCTATCTCGGCGAGGACATCGCTCATGGCGGCGTGCTTGATAGCCGCCCCGCGCGGAACCTGGCCAAATTCTCACGCCTGCTGAACAAGTTCGAATATCTCTATAACGTAATCATCCTTCAGCCCGACAGGCTGGAGCGCGATCTGCTGATGCTCTTCAATTATTTCCTGCGGTTCCTCTGGGATGGCGGGATCGAAGAGTATGAGGATGAGGCTGAATATGCTCCCTCCGGCTGTGTCTCGCTGATGACAATCCACCAGTCGAAGGGGCTTGAGTTCCCGATTGTCATTGCCGGCTCACTCGATGCGGTGCCGCGTCACCAACAATCGCCGCTCGATGCGCTGCTGGAAGCGGAGTTCGGCGAAGGCGAACCTTTCGAACCACTCGACCGGATCAAGACGTTCGACTTCTGGCGCTTGTTCTACACCGCCTTCTCACGCGCCCAGAACATGCTGGTGCTCAGCTGTCAGGAAAACACGCCCAAGGCCAAGGGGCAGCGCAATGTCCCCACGCAGTACTTCAAGCCGGCCTATGCCCCGCTCAAAAGTTGGCGCGAACTTACGTTCGATCCGGCCAGCGCCAAATTGGCCACAATCAAGGCGGGCAACTTCAAGCACAGTTATTCCTTCACCTCTGACGTGCTGATTTTCGAGGCGTGCCCGCAGCAATATCGGTTCTTCAAGGATCTGGAGTTCGCGCCGGTTCGGACCAACGCCATCCTGTTTGGCACACTTGTTCACCAGACGATCGAGGACATCCACAAGTCCGTGCTACGCGGTGACGAAAGGAAGGTCACCACGGACCAAATCGATTATTGGTTTCGCACCAACTACGCCAACATTTCGCAGAAAGAGCGTGTCTATCTTGGCGAGCCAGTGCTGCGCATCGCGCGCCGCCATGTTGCTAACTATGTCGACCGGGAACGGAAGAACTGGCACCGGCTCCGCGAGGCCGAGGTCGAGTTGAGCCTGCTGAAGGACAATTACGTTCTGACCGGTAATGTCGATCTGATCCAAGCCGAAGACGGCGCGTGGGAGATCATCGACTTCAAGACCGAGAAGAAGCCTGACCTAATCGAGGATGCTGAAAAGCTGGCACGATACCGGCGTCAGCTCCAGATTTACGCCCATTTGTTCGAAGAAAAACGCGGCGTGCGGGTAGATCGAATGGTGTTGTATTACACAGGCGAGGAGGCCGGAAACCCGCGCATCACATTCAATCGCGAAACTGCGGATATCAAGGGCACGATTGATCAGGTCGATTCTGTTATCGGCAGAATCGTTGCCAGTGACTATGGGTTGCGAGAGCGACCGGAGAAGCTGTGCAAAAACTGCGATTTCCGGTCATTTTGCGATATGACATTCTGCCGCGCATGA
- a CDS encoding integrase arm-type DNA-binding domain-containing protein codes for MLNDAKIKAAKPREAAYRLGDSGQLYLQVTPSGGKHWRMNYTFGRNSAGKPVQKTLSFGSYPAVSLLDARAKRDEAKRLLSQDRDPAEERRAVERAESVQKQNSFRAAMEGWFELHSGWSLEKLRESAALNEGKWSHKQADRWTTDHLARWSAVHSGDVLVSLERDVLPFIGDEPIAELKAPAILALLRVVENRGSIETAHRLRQRISGVFVYGIAAGLCNSDPAATLSKALKPVPESKHQPSIVDEESDQDGRIRAVRQMLLDCEAQRCRGQTKLALRLLALTAVRPGDLTGACWGEFVDLDGNSPTWVIPASRRKGIKAKKGSPDFNHHVPLSWQAVDVMAQLKRLTGKFQLCFPGERQVNRPISENTLRAHLIRAGYYQRHVPHGFRAAFSTFMNQRAKELGQDGDRAVIDLMLAHEPQASDSSNSRGTLVSASEDAYNRADYMPRRRQLAQEWADILFEGFWPAETLLEGPIRWAANGPGRPR; via the coding sequence GTGCTTAACGACGCGAAGATCAAAGCCGCTAAGCCGCGCGAAGCCGCCTACCGCCTCGGCGACAGCGGGCAACTCTACCTTCAAGTGACTCCGTCTGGCGGGAAGCACTGGCGGATGAATTATACTTTCGGGCGGAATTCTGCCGGTAAGCCAGTTCAAAAGACGTTGAGCTTTGGATCTTATCCGGCTGTCAGCCTATTAGACGCGCGAGCGAAACGCGACGAGGCGAAGCGTTTGCTGAGCCAAGATCGCGATCCAGCTGAAGAACGCCGAGCCGTCGAACGAGCCGAATCGGTCCAAAAGCAGAATAGCTTCCGAGCGGCAATGGAAGGATGGTTTGAACTACATAGTGGCTGGTCGCTTGAAAAACTTCGCGAATCGGCGGCGCTGAATGAAGGCAAATGGTCGCACAAGCAGGCTGATCGCTGGACTACCGACCATCTGGCGCGCTGGTCGGCTGTCCATTCGGGAGATGTGCTCGTCAGCCTTGAGCGCGACGTCCTTCCCTTCATCGGTGATGAGCCGATCGCGGAATTGAAGGCGCCCGCCATATTGGCGCTGTTACGCGTAGTGGAAAATCGCGGCTCGATCGAGACAGCCCATCGCTTGCGCCAGAGAATTTCTGGAGTGTTTGTTTATGGGATAGCAGCCGGGCTCTGCAACAGTGACCCTGCTGCGACATTATCGAAGGCTCTGAAGCCCGTTCCTGAGTCCAAGCATCAGCCCTCAATCGTTGACGAAGAAAGTGATCAGGACGGCCGGATTAGGGCCGTGCGCCAGATGTTATTGGATTGTGAGGCTCAGCGCTGCCGTGGACAGACTAAGCTAGCGCTTCGCCTTCTGGCATTAACAGCGGTTCGGCCTGGAGACCTGACAGGGGCCTGTTGGGGTGAGTTTGTCGATCTTGATGGGAATTCGCCGACGTGGGTTATCCCAGCATCCCGAAGGAAAGGCATAAAGGCGAAAAAGGGCAGCCCTGATTTCAATCACCATGTTCCTCTGTCGTGGCAAGCGGTCGACGTGATGGCTCAGCTCAAGCGGCTCACGGGCAAGTTCCAGCTATGCTTTCCAGGCGAACGGCAGGTTAACCGGCCGATCTCGGAAAACACGTTAAGGGCTCACCTAATTCGAGCCGGTTATTATCAGCGGCACGTGCCGCACGGTTTTCGCGCCGCTTTCTCTACCTTCATGAACCAAAGAGCCAAAGAGCTAGGCCAAGATGGCGACCGAGCCGTGATTGATTTGATGTTGGCGCACGAGCCACAGGCCTCGGATTCCTCAAACTCACGCGGGACGCTCGTGTCAGCTTCGGAAGATGCGTATAATCGCGCGGACTATATGCCGCGTCGACGTCAGCTCGCGCAGGAATGGGCCGACATTCTATTTGAGGGGTTTTGGCCCGCAGAGACATTGCTCGAAGGCCCAATTCGATGGGCTGCAAATGGTCCTGGGAGACCGAGGTAA
- a CDS encoding adenine phosphoribosyltransferase — MIALPPQPDLDLASLVRTIPDFPKPGIQFRDITTLIGDAAGFAESVRRLSALAAAHRPDFIVAVEARGFLFGAAMATAMGLGVVPVRKAGKLPGVTIGVDYELEYGVDRLELHEGAVLPGHRVVLVDDLLATGGTILATAALMQSVGAEVAAALFVIDLPDLGGSKRLEAAGLTCETLIAFDGD; from the coding sequence ATGATCGCCCTCCCGCCTCAGCCGGACCTCGACCTCGCGTCGCTCGTCCGGACCATCCCGGACTTTCCAAAGCCGGGCATCCAGTTCCGCGATATCACGACGCTAATCGGCGACGCCGCCGGTTTTGCCGAAAGTGTGCGCCGCTTGAGCGCGCTCGCCGCCGCGCATCGGCCCGACTTCATCGTCGCGGTCGAGGCGCGCGGCTTCCTGTTCGGCGCCGCAATGGCGACCGCGATGGGGCTGGGCGTCGTCCCGGTGCGCAAGGCGGGCAAGCTGCCCGGCGTCACCATCGGCGTCGATTATGAACTCGAATATGGCGTCGACCGGCTGGAACTGCACGAAGGTGCGGTCCTGCCAGGCCACCGCGTCGTTCTCGTCGACGATTTGCTCGCAACGGGCGGCACGATTCTCGCAACCGCGGCATTGATGCAGAGCGTTGGGGCGGAGGTCGCGGCGGCGCTGTTCGTGATCGATCTGCCGGATCTGGGCGGATCGAAACGGCTGGAGGCTGCGGGCCTTACCTGCGAAACCCTGATTGCCTTCGACGGCGACTAG